A genomic window from Cytobacillus suaedae includes:
- a CDS encoding NERD domain-containing protein, with product MNKKCIKILKLEALLRRLPINHEAKSKIQEELAIGKAGEKGEHSLTYHLKFIQGKNYQIVKDIRLRYMDDVFFQMDTLVLSSRLILNLDAKNISGTLFFDRDFEQLIRTTKEGKVDAFLDPILQVKRQELQLQSWLKKHKFPPVPIVPLVLITNPSSIIKADPKHIKEVKKVVIHSANFPFLLESLEKNYQKDILTTSQVNKLSKLLIKHNIPLLPNYLEKFKIKKSDLLPGVHCTRCNTLPLNRIKGKWYCPVCDHHLVNAHIDSLVDYYFLWGDTITNREFRDFLDISSKDIAGRLLTSLDLDFTGTFKDRVYSLGSLISRLD from the coding sequence GTGAATAAAAAATGTATCAAGATCTTAAAGTTAGAAGCCCTTTTAAGGAGACTTCCGATAAATCATGAGGCAAAATCAAAAATTCAAGAAGAGTTAGCTATTGGTAAAGCAGGAGAGAAGGGAGAACACTCATTAACTTACCATTTAAAGTTCATTCAAGGTAAAAACTATCAAATAGTAAAGGATATTCGGTTAAGGTATATGGACGACGTATTTTTTCAGATGGATACACTTGTTTTATCAAGTCGGCTTATTCTTAACCTCGATGCAAAAAATATATCTGGAACTTTGTTTTTTGACCGAGATTTTGAACAACTTATTCGCACAACTAAAGAGGGAAAGGTTGATGCATTTTTAGACCCAATACTCCAGGTGAAGCGACAAGAACTTCAATTACAGTCTTGGCTTAAGAAACATAAATTCCCACCAGTTCCAATTGTGCCTCTTGTTCTGATTACGAATCCTTCCTCCATTATTAAAGCGGATCCCAAACATATAAAAGAGGTAAAAAAAGTTGTAATCCACAGTGCAAACTTCCCATTTCTTTTAGAATCCCTCGAGAAAAACTACCAAAAGGACATACTAACAACCTCACAGGTAAATAAACTATCTAAATTACTCATTAAGCACAATATTCCACTACTTCCTAACTACCTGGAAAAGTTCAAAATAAAGAAATCTGATCTCTTACCAGGAGTACATTGCACTAGATGTAATACGCTTCCGTTAAATAGAATTAAAGGTAAGTGGTATTGTCCTGTGTGTGACCACCATTTGGTAAATGCTCACATAGACTCTTTAGTAGATTACTATTTTTTATGGGGCGACACGATTACGAATAGAGAGTTTAGAGACTTTCTGGATATATCCTCGAAAGATATAGCGGGGAGATTATTAACATCACTGGACTTGGATTTTACAGGTACGTTTAAAGATAGGGTGTATAGCCTCGGATCTCTTATTAGTAGGCTAGATTAG
- the secA2 gene encoding accessory Sec system translocase SecA2: MLSMMKRIFDEGSREVHKLTKHVDKINALEEEISRLSDEDLKSSTAHFKQKLQEGKTLDDIKEVAFAVVREAAKRVLNQRHYDVQLIGGLVLHNGDIAEMQTGEGKTLVATLPSYLHALEGKGVHIITANEYLAKRDFETMGKIHNFLGLTVGLTISQLSHDEKKQAYNADITYGTGTEFGFDYLRDNMVHNLEEKVQRPLHFAIVDEIDSILIDEARTPLIIANKSALSTELFYVTAEIVKSFEKDVEYEFFPETKQIVLAEAGAKAVENAFGIENLYDAEHRELLHHLMQSLRASVVMRKDVDYIVRGNDIVLVDQFTGRIMEGRTFSEGLHQALEAKEGVIVKEENDTQATITVQNYFRMYTTLCGMTGSATPAKREFLDTYGNTVVSIPTNKPRIRIDMQDIVYKKKDDKIKRIVEEVAKHHSNQRPVLIGTTSIEQSENLSAYLTKANIKHQILNAKTVEDEAKLIATAGQKGQVMLATNMAGRGTDILLGEGVAELGGLHIIGTEKHESARIDMQLRGRGGRQGDPGSTQFIISLEDDLFNAYDTEELDRWKKKLKTNTDGLVISPDPVKFVKKVQETVEGAHFSARSHLLKLDDVVDDQRKIVYKKRNGLLAKQNVMSDILESIRNHSQQLIKKYCIEEDVLIEEWNIAGLYEELSLIYNNLGFTQADITDVEKEVIEKYVSEAYENYRNELVSLEKDFDFQSQVKSMMLQELDSKWVQHIDIMTNLKEGISMRSYGQEDPYRLYEFDAFEEFIYLLRNLDATISRQFLAYVKNHEIQMQQREEETNNE, encoded by the coding sequence ATGTTATCGATGATGAAGCGAATCTTTGATGAGGGTTCTAGAGAAGTTCATAAATTAACTAAACATGTTGATAAAATTAATGCATTAGAAGAAGAGATTTCTCGATTATCTGATGAGGATTTAAAGAGCTCTACTGCACATTTTAAACAAAAACTACAAGAGGGCAAAACTCTTGATGATATTAAAGAAGTTGCATTTGCTGTTGTTCGTGAAGCAGCAAAAAGAGTACTTAACCAACGCCATTACGATGTTCAATTAATCGGGGGATTGGTCCTTCATAATGGGGATATTGCAGAAATGCAAACCGGTGAGGGTAAAACATTAGTTGCGACTTTACCAAGTTACTTACATGCTCTTGAAGGTAAAGGTGTTCATATTATTACGGCTAATGAATATTTAGCAAAACGTGACTTTGAAACGATGGGTAAAATACACAACTTCCTTGGGCTAACTGTAGGATTAACAATTTCACAGCTTTCACATGATGAAAAGAAGCAAGCCTACAATGCAGACATAACCTATGGAACTGGTACGGAATTCGGGTTTGACTACTTAAGAGACAATATGGTGCATAACCTTGAGGAAAAGGTGCAACGTCCTCTTCACTTTGCTATTGTGGATGAGATTGACAGTATACTTATCGATGAAGCTAGAACTCCATTAATTATTGCAAATAAATCTGCTCTATCAACAGAGCTATTTTATGTTACAGCTGAAATTGTTAAATCATTCGAAAAAGATGTCGAATACGAGTTTTTCCCAGAAACAAAGCAAATTGTACTTGCAGAGGCTGGCGCAAAGGCGGTTGAAAACGCATTTGGTATTGAAAACCTATACGATGCTGAACACAGAGAACTTTTACACCACTTAATGCAGTCCCTACGTGCTTCTGTCGTTATGAGAAAAGATGTTGATTACATTGTTCGTGGAAATGATATTGTCCTAGTTGATCAGTTTACTGGCCGTATCATGGAAGGTCGTACATTTAGTGAAGGTCTTCACCAAGCTCTCGAAGCAAAAGAAGGCGTAATTGTAAAAGAAGAAAATGATACACAAGCAACAATTACTGTTCAAAACTACTTTAGAATGTATACAACATTATGTGGTATGACTGGTAGTGCTACACCAGCAAAGAGGGAGTTCCTGGATACGTACGGAAATACTGTAGTATCAATTCCAACGAATAAGCCTCGTATTCGTATCGATATGCAAGATATCGTTTATAAAAAGAAGGACGACAAAATCAAGCGAATCGTTGAGGAAGTTGCTAAGCATCATAGCAATCAACGCCCTGTTCTTATTGGAACTACTTCAATTGAGCAGTCTGAAAATTTATCAGCATATTTAACGAAGGCGAATATTAAGCATCAAATCCTAAATGCAAAAACCGTTGAAGACGAAGCAAAACTGATTGCTACTGCCGGTCAAAAAGGACAAGTTATGTTAGCAACAAATATGGCTGGACGCGGAACTGATATTCTTTTAGGAGAAGGTGTTGCAGAACTTGGTGGACTACACATCATAGGAACTGAAAAGCATGAAAGTGCTCGTATTGATATGCAGCTTCGTGGACGTGGTGGCCGTCAGGGAGACCCTGGTTCTACACAGTTTATCATTTCATTAGAAGATGATTTATTCAATGCTTATGATACAGAAGAACTAGACCGTTGGAAGAAAAAGTTGAAAACAAATACAGATGGACTTGTCATATCACCTGATCCTGTAAAATTCGTGAAAAAGGTTCAAGAAACAGTAGAAGGTGCTCATTTCTCCGCACGTTCTCATCTTCTGAAACTAGATGATGTAGTAGATGACCAAAGAAAAATTGTCTATAAAAAGCGTAATGGGTTATTAGCAAAACAAAATGTCATGTCTGACATCCTTGAGAGCATCCGAAATCATTCGCAACAACTTATTAAAAAATACTGCATTGAAGAAGATGTACTTATTGAGGAATGGAATATTGCTGGCCTTTATGAAGAACTTTCACTCATCTACAACAATCTTGGATTTACCCAAGCGGATATAACGGATGTTGAGAAAGAAGTAATAGAGAAGTATGTAAGCGAAGCATATGAAAACTACCGTAATGAATTAGTTTCACTTGAAAAAGATTTTGATTTCCAATCACAAGTTAAGAGTATGATGCTTCAGGAACTAGATTCGAAATGGGTTCAACATATCGATATTATGACAAACCTAAAAGAAGGTATAAGCATGAGAAGCTATGGTCAAGAGGATCCTTATCGCTTATACGAATTCGATGCGTTTGAAGAATTTATTTATCTGTTAAGAAATCTTGATGCAACAATTAGTAGACAATTCCTTGCATATGTAAAGAATCATGAGATACAAATGCAACAAAGGGAGGAAGAAACAAATAATGAGTGA
- a CDS encoding WD40 repeat domain-containing protein, with protein sequence MKKILTLLFLSIILLFSGTASFAAEDSEAINLESRFTKIGPQVFSSSSLTATTGTNSNGTPLMYIILHGTPTVLAVVDLNTEKVYKTFTLDESTSATGLDVDDNQVLWIGGTNNGNIYSYNPDTDQFVNHGNKLENEKDTAILDIDAENGIVFGGSAYGGSSFGYNTDLDIVSNYGQILEKKEFAKSVRYFKNRNSLYIGVGSNAELIEMDISTGLKRSILPDQYKGEKFIQDLDLVGDKLFARMYPSAKVAVFDTSSNTLVDEFQADSRGVSALSPNSPVIYYTNKGLLVEYNMQTGQSNVLPIELPEGTSALSLNYVQLKDASLPGLTLVGLLDNQGTIFTYNLGTKKYGIKKLELPRQPITLHTMIESLDGKEIFINGYMSGGLGIYDTLTGTSQDLKGISQVESMAFLNGKMYFGGYPKGRILEYDMEKPWDFSNPIELFRLEDFGQERPTAMISDEGMNKLFVGTFPGNRSKSGVLAVYDPATQEHTVYENYIKGQSIISFTKHKGYIYGGTSIFSTNSASKYTAKLFRFPVGNPEAKEIVPLPINASLVTGLIEGPNNTIWGMANGTLFVYNPSRDSIRWKEILPTVSGRLKNAMMVVGKDGFVYATLEGRLLQIDPATLKHTVLKESGAYELAQDHNGDLYFRNQADLWKYTTK encoded by the coding sequence ATGAAGAAGATACTAACATTACTTTTCCTATCTATCATTTTATTATTTTCTGGTACTGCTAGTTTTGCAGCAGAAGATAGCGAAGCCATTAACCTCGAATCACGTTTTACTAAAATTGGACCCCAGGTTTTTTCTTCCTCTTCATTAACTGCAACTACTGGTACAAATTCTAATGGAACTCCACTTATGTACATTATCCTTCACGGAACCCCAACAGTTCTTGCAGTGGTTGACTTAAATACCGAAAAGGTTTACAAAACATTTACTCTTGATGAGTCTACAAGTGCTACCGGTCTAGATGTCGATGATAATCAAGTTCTTTGGATTGGTGGAACTAATAACGGTAATATATACAGCTATAATCCTGATACAGACCAGTTTGTTAATCATGGAAATAAGCTAGAAAACGAAAAAGATACTGCTATTTTGGATATCGATGCTGAGAATGGTATTGTATTTGGTGGTTCTGCCTACGGGGGTTCTTCTTTTGGCTACAATACAGATTTAGATATTGTATCGAACTATGGGCAGATACTAGAAAAGAAAGAGTTTGCAAAATCTGTACGATATTTTAAAAATAGGAACAGCCTCTATATTGGAGTTGGTTCAAATGCAGAATTAATTGAAATGGATATTAGTACTGGTCTAAAAAGGAGTATACTTCCTGATCAATACAAAGGCGAAAAGTTCATTCAAGACCTGGACCTTGTAGGAGATAAATTATTTGCTCGAATGTATCCAAGTGCTAAAGTTGCTGTATTTGATACTTCGTCAAATACTTTAGTGGATGAATTCCAGGCTGACTCAAGAGGAGTCTCAGCTCTATCACCAAATAGCCCGGTTATCTATTATACAAATAAAGGCCTATTGGTAGAATATAATATGCAAACCGGTCAATCGAATGTGTTACCTATTGAATTGCCTGAAGGAACATCCGCGCTTTCATTAAATTATGTGCAACTTAAGGATGCTTCTCTTCCTGGATTAACCTTGGTTGGACTACTAGATAATCAAGGAACAATCTTTACTTATAATCTAGGCACGAAAAAATATGGCATCAAAAAGCTTGAATTACCAAGGCAACCAATTACGCTACATACAATGATTGAGAGTCTAGATGGTAAAGAAATTTTTATTAATGGCTATATGTCAGGTGGATTAGGAATTTATGACACACTTACTGGTACCTCACAGGATTTAAAGGGGATTAGCCAAGTAGAGTCCATGGCATTTTTAAATGGGAAAATGTATTTTGGTGGTTATCCAAAAGGAAGAATACTAGAATATGATATGGAAAAACCATGGGATTTCTCAAATCCAATAGAATTATTTAGATTAGAGGATTTTGGTCAAGAAAGACCTACTGCTATGATTTCAGATGAGGGTATGAATAAACTTTTTGTCGGTACGTTCCCTGGGAACAGAAGTAAGTCAGGGGTATTGGCAGTATATGACCCGGCTACCCAAGAACACACTGTATACGAAAATTACATTAAAGGTCAAAGCATTATTTCGTTTACAAAACATAAAGGCTATATATATGGAGGAACTTCGATTTTCTCAACCAATAGTGCATCTAAATATACCGCTAAGTTGTTTAGGTTTCCTGTTGGGAACCCAGAAGCAAAGGAAATTGTTCCACTCCCGATTAATGCTAGTTTAGTCACTGGGCTGATTGAAGGTCCAAACAACACAATTTGGGGAATGGCGAATGGAACATTATTTGTATACAACCCATCACGGGATAGCATTAGATGGAAGGAAATCCTACCAACTGTATCAGGTAGGCTTAAAAATGCAATGATGGTTGTAGGTAAAGACGGTTTTGTGTATGCAACTTTAGAAGGACGCTTACTTCAGATAGACCCTGCGACACTAAAGCATACCGTTTTGAAAGAAAGTGGTGCCTATGAGCTGGCTCAGGACCATAATGGAGATCTTTATTTTAGAAATCAAGCTGATTTATGGAAGTATACAACTAAATAA
- a CDS encoding accessory Sec system S-layer assembly protein, protein MRYKCNKGRKKQIMSEVKNNQEETTQGETQLKTTLTYHPDWELSASEKYVYQFKHEKLPLLQPNQISVSGINLIEYDEGFVVTAFLRNTLPKGIVFEAIDLLVVDDEGNALARKTFEMDLLGEIPSMGCRPWRFLFQNENKLVDGPLPKDGEWKLVFELKQSAKKQTLDLDEGWKKALPEDKVAQLQAMVEKLPPLKPGEVNFMGLEASVNENEDLVVTILLRNGSDRNINLEQVPLVVEDATNTAVAKGLFTLENFEVKANTTKPWTFVFPKSLQLVETIDLSKWKAYIPQQQ, encoded by the coding sequence ATGAGATACAAATGCAACAAAGGGAGGAAGAAACAAATAATGAGTGAAGTCAAAAATAACCAAGAGGAAACAACTCAAGGGGAAACTCAGCTTAAAACGACATTAACCTATCACCCAGATTGGGAGTTATCTGCTTCTGAAAAGTATGTATATCAATTTAAACATGAAAAATTGCCACTTTTACAACCTAATCAAATTTCAGTTTCTGGTATTAACCTAATTGAGTATGATGAAGGATTTGTAGTAACTGCATTCTTAAGAAATACACTTCCAAAAGGGATTGTATTTGAAGCCATTGACCTTCTAGTAGTTGATGATGAAGGCAATGCTTTAGCTCGAAAAACGTTTGAAATGGATTTACTAGGTGAAATCCCTTCTATGGGCTGCAGACCTTGGAGATTCTTATTCCAAAATGAAAATAAACTTGTTGATGGTCCCCTTCCTAAAGATGGGGAATGGAAACTAGTATTCGAACTTAAACAGAGTGCTAAAAAGCAAACACTAGATTTAGATGAAGGCTGGAAAAAAGCACTTCCGGAAGATAAAGTGGCCCAATTACAAGCTATGGTAGAAAAACTTCCACCTCTTAAGCCTGGTGAAGTGAACTTCATGGGCCTTGAGGCAAGTGTAAACGAAAATGAAGACCTAGTTGTAACGATTCTTCTACGTAATGGAAGTGACCGAAATATCAACTTAGAACAAGTACCACTTGTTGTAGAAGATGCAACAAATACGGCAGTTGCAAAAGGTCTCTTTACATTAGAAAATTTCGAAGTAAAAGCCAATACAACAAAGCCTTGGACGTTTGTTTTCCCTAAATCATTACAATTGGTTGAAACAATTGATTTATCTAAGTGGAAAGCTTATATTCCACAGCAGCAATAA